From Brienomyrus brachyistius isolate T26 chromosome 18, BBRACH_0.4, whole genome shotgun sequence, one genomic window encodes:
- the vwa1 gene encoding von Willebrand factor A domain-containing protein 1, which translates to MDSVLLLTWILMGAFLQPINTQKSELDAVLNCCEGDLLFLLDSSGSVSSYEYSRMLSFLSELLSPFSLGANQVRVALLQVGTEPRLEFGFDTYTSQQGLQEALKVAKQVRGDTNTEAALKMAQQVLRPGAAGGVRAELPRVLLWLTDGLQPGPVEGLMAALRQEGVAVLAVSTGHSNYRVLQQVVTPPTDSHLYFVDIDDMSIITKDLRDAIIEIIRAQRLHVRDVTTSSASLHWRPVLSGGTGFYNIQVDPVIPGEVGEGDGGRDGELGTSSSTGGPQHQRLTRPADANQAELRHLLPGATYKVTLTTQPNVAAMEPLTATFTTLSVSPDQEVLSPTVVTVSNPGMRSVRVSWGPLQPESVKLYVVEYSALPQGKVRATTVTRDHNSTLLTQLQPDTQYLVTVSALHSSGQERAMSVKVCTQEELLPLADLQLTPAGHDSVQVQWKGSVEGLQGYWVTWQGAGGNVSSSRFLPQGTLSTLLTDLPAGGARVCVSPVYRTARGEGLCCTARFHPGPSPWTYSPHSLAQSHA; encoded by the exons TCGTCCTACGAGTACTCACGGATGCTGAGCTTCCTGTCTGAGCTGCTGTCCCCCTTCTCGTTGGGCGCCAACCAAGTGCGAGTGGCGCTGCTGCAGGTGGGAACCGAGCCACGGCTGGAGTTCGGTTTCGACACGTACACAAGCCAGCAAGGCTTGCAGGAAGCCCTGAAGGTTGCCAAACAGGTGCGTGGGGACACCAATACAGAGGCAGCCCTGAAAATGGCCCAGCAGGTGCTCCGGCCGGGCGCGGCAGGCGGGGTGCGGGCGGAGCTCCCGCGGGTGCTGCTGTGGCTCACCGACGGCTTGCAGCCCGGGCCGGTGGAGGGTCTGATGGCGGCTCTGCGGCAGGAGGGCGTAGCAGTGCTGGCTGTTTCCACGGGACACAGCAACTACAGAGTTCTGCAGCAGGTGGTCACCCCGCCCACCGACAGCCACCTCTACTTCGTGGACATCGATGACATGAGCATCATCACCAAAGACCTGCGGGATGCCATCATCG AGATCATCCGGGCTCAGCGACTGCATGTGCGGGATGTAACCACCAGCAGCGCCAGCCTTCACTGGCGGCCTGTCCTGAGCGGTGGTACCGGCTTCTACAATATTCAGGTTGACCCGGTTATACCCGGGGAAGTAGGAGAGGGAGATGGAGGAAGGGATGGGGAGCTCGGTACCAGCTCCAGCACTGGAGGGCCACAGCACCAGAGGCTGACCCGCCCAGCAGATGCCAACCAGGCTGAACTTAGACACCTGCTGCCTGGTGCCACCTACAAGGTCACGCTGACCACACAGCCCAATGTGGCGGCAATGGAGCCCCTCACTGCCACCTTCACCACTCTGTCAG TGTCCCCAGACCAAGAGGTGCTGAGCCCAACTGTTGTGACAGTTTCAAATCCAGGCATGCGGAGTGTCAGGGTGAGTTGGGGTCCTCTGCAGCCAGAATCGGTGAAGCTCTATGTGGTGGAGTATTCGGCCCTGCCGCAGGGGAAAGTGCGTGCCACCACCGTCACCCGGGACCATAACTCCACCCTGCTGACTCAGCTACAGCCTGACACCCAGTATCTTGTCACTGTGAGTGCGCTACATTCATCCGGCCAAGAGAGGGCGATGTCTGTCAAGGTGTGCACTCAAGAGG AGCTACTCCCGCTGGCCGATTTGCAGCTGACTCCAGCGGGTCATGACTCGGTGCAGGTTCAGTGGAAGGGCAGTGTGGAGGGTCTGCAGGGCTACTGGGTCACCTGGCAGGGTGCCGGTGGGAACGTCAGCTCCTCCCGGTTCCTCCCACAAGGCACGCTTTCCACACTGCTGACAGACCTGCCCGCCGGCGGCGCTCGCGTTTGTGTCTCGCCCGTCTACCGGACTGCCCGTGGAGAGGGGCTCTGCTGCACCGCCCGCTTTCATCCCG GTCCATCACCCTGGACTTACAGCCCTCACAGCCTCGCCCAATCACATGCTTGA